One genomic segment of Nothobranchius furzeri strain GRZ-AD chromosome 10, NfurGRZ-RIMD1, whole genome shotgun sequence includes these proteins:
- the spry4 gene encoding protein sprouty homolog 4, which translates to MESRVPHHIPGVSSSIISQPLLDSRVPYGRLQHPVTIYPIDQIKSSHVENDYIDSPAVVAQQPLSQKSANRRITWLGPNQEAFLGANQNHHHNHQHQLQQQGRCEPHPHQDTTTHPWISFSGRPSSISSSSSTSSDQRLLDHAAPTPMVDHHHHQGPINTITTRTPGSLTSSESKVLNSSSASSCSSSSKSLDLKSAKVPVGGMGTTGGQQGLALIPSSPTEKKHLLLCQHCGKCRCTECTLPRTLPSCWVCNQECLCSAQSLVDTATCMCLVKGIFYHCTEDEDDEGSCADKPCSCSQANCCARWSFMAAMSVVLPCLICYLPAMGLSKLGQKCYDNVSRPGCRCKNSQGGVSIPVSKTGGMEAKAGAEKKQQGS; encoded by the coding sequence ATGGAGTCCAGGGTTCCCCATCACATCCCCGGAGTGTCCTCCTCCATCATATCCCAGCCTCTGCTGGACAGTCGAGTGCCCTACGGTCGTCTTCAACACCCTGTCACCATTTACCCCATTGACCAGATCAAGTCGTCACACGTGGAGAATGATTACATCGACAGCCCAGCTGTTGTTGCTCAGCAGCCCCTAAGCCAGAAGTCTGCAAATCGAAGAATCACCTGGCTTGGTCCAAATCAGGAGGCTTTTCTAGGTGCTAATCAAAATCATCACCACAATCACCAACACCAGCTCCAGCAGCAGGGCAGGTGTGAACCTCACCCTCACCAGGACACAACAACCCACCCTTGGATTTCCTTCAGTGGAAGACCCagctccatcagcagcagcagcagtacctCATCAGATCAGAGATTGTTGGACCACGCTGCACCCACACCAATGGtggaccaccatcatcaccagggCCCGATCAATACAATCACCACCCGAACTCCTGGCTCTCTCACTTCCTCTGAATCTAAAGTCCTcaattcttcttctgcttcttcctgctcctcttcctcaAAATCTTTAGACCTCAAGTCTGCCAAGGTTCCCGTTggaggcatgggcaccacaggagGCCAGCAAGGGTTGGCACTGATCCCGTCCTCACCAACTGAAAAGAAACACCTTCTTTTATGCCAGCACTGTGGGAAGTGTCGATGCACTGAGTGTACACTCCCCCGAACCTTACCCTCATGCTGGGTCTGCAACCAGGAGTGCCTGTGCTCTGCGCAAAGCTTGGTGGACACGGCCACCTGCATGTGCCTGGTCAAAGGAATCTTCTACCACTGCACCGAGGATGAGGACGACGAGGGCTCCTGCGCTGACAAGCCCTGCTCGTGTTCACAAGCCAATTGTTGTGCACGCTGGTCTTTCATGGCCGCCATGTCTGTTGTCCTGCCTTGCCTAATCTGCTATCTACCAGCTATGGGCCTGTCCAAACTGGGACAGAAGTGTTATGACAATGTTAGCAGGCCTGGCTGCCGCTGCAAGAACTCACAGGGTGGCGTTAGCATTCCCGTTAGTAAAACGGGAGGCATGGAAGCAAAAGCTGGGGCAGAGAAAAAGCAGCAGGGGTCATG